ACAAATTCCGTTGCTTGTGCAGCGGCCACTGCCGAGACAATATCCTCTCGCTTAATTTCACCGTTACCGTTCGCACCAAAGGCGACGTTAGAGGAGATGGTCCCGCTTAGAAGAATTGCCTTTTGGCCTACATAACCTATCTTGTCACGCAGTGACGCCTGCATATAATCCTTGACATTTACGTCCGCTACTAGGATCGCCCCTGCGGTGACATCAAAAAACCTAGGAATAAGATTAACAATCGTGCTTTTTCCACAACCCGTGGCGCCAATAAAGGCCACGGTTTCTCCTTTGTGGGCTTTGAAGCTGATATCTTTAAGAACATAATCCTCCGCATCCGGATATTTAAAGCTCACATCCCTGAATTCGACCTCGCCGATTTTCGCGCCGTGCGCCCCAATCAACTTCCCATCTAAAATTGTTGGCTCAGTTTCCAGAACCTCATTGATGCGCTTGGCTGCTACACTAGCGCGAGGAAGCATCATAAAAATCATCACTAGCAACATAAACGCTACTAGTAGCTGAATGGAATAGAATGAAAATGCCATCATGTCGGAAAACAGAGCGAGTCTTTGCGCCCCCACCGTTGCGGCAATTAAGACGGCACCAATCCAAAACGCGGATAAAGTCAAGCCGTTCATGAGCAGCTCAATGCATGGCCATAGGTAGGCCATTAAACGGTTAGTGTGCAAATTTGTTCGTGCGAGGGCCCTGTTTGACCTGGCAAATTTGGCCTCTTGAAAGGCCTCGGCATTATAGGCCCGTACAACGCGAATACCCGTCAACTGCTCCCGCGAAACTCGGTTAAGGTCATCTGTTTGCTCCTGCAATAGTCTAAATTTAGGAATAGCAAGGCCAATGAACAGTGTCGATATTATGACTAAGGCGGCGACGGCAAGGCCAGTTGCGGCTGACCATTGCCAACTCATGTCCATAATTTTAATTGTTGCCCATACGGCCAAGATGGGAGACCGGGCAAGAATCTGTAACCCGACCATCATCAGTCCCTGCACCTGCGCAACATCATTGGTTGACCTAGTTATCAAGCTAGAAACCGTAAAATCATTGACTTCTTTCGTAGAGAAAGACTGCACCCGATTGTATATGTTCGCTCGCAGCCGTGCCGCCAGACTAGAGGAGATACGTGCTGCCAATCCGGCCACAACTACGGCCATAACAACACTCCCTAGCGTTATCAGCAACATCGCCCTGCCAGCACTGATAATTTCGCTCATTGCCGTGCCAGGCGTCTGCACTAGCCGCGTAATCTGCCCCATGCGCTCAGGTAGTGATAAATCCAACCAGACCTGCAAGATAATGAGCACGAGACTTGTAATGACAAGTCCCCACTCTTTGTTGCTAAGGTATTTAAGAATTTTTAGCAAAGGTGCTCCCCCATTCATTCCGTCAATCGAACCCCAACCCTGAGCCGCTTGACATGAACTCAAATGCTAGGCCCGTGTTCCTCGCACGAAAATCTCTAAACAATCATGCCAAGCCTCTTTAGACGACTCTCGGGTAGAATCTACGCTAAAGAGATGCTCTTCCTCATAGAGCCCCACCCAAATTCCTAAAAACATCTTGGCCGCAACTCGCGCGTCAAACTTGCGTACAATGTTTTTCTCCTGCAGCTCTGCTAAGTAGGATGCTAAGAGTGCGCTACTGTTGTCAACTAGCGCAATGTAAATCCGCTCCATAAGTTCGCTGTGCCGCTGATGCTCCATGTGCAATATCTTGATTAAAGCCTCATTTTCCCGCAGACCCGCCACGAAAAACTCTGCGATCGCCAGCAGCGCCTGTTCGTACTCTAATTCTTTCGCTTGGGCCACGAACTCGGCAAACCTAGGACCCGGCAAGGACTTGCACACCACCTCCTCGAAAAGCTTCTCTTTGGTAGGAAAGTGCCTGAACAGAGTAACTTCAGTCACTTGAGCAAGTCCGGCTATCTGCCGCGTGGTCGCAGCAGCATACCCTTGGCTCGAGAAAAGCCCCAACGCCGCCCGCAAAATGCGATTTCGCGTCTCATCCAACCCCAACACCACCCCTATTAAAGTAAGTAAGCACTTACATTGTAGGAGTTGAACACGGCTCTGTCAAGGTAGGATTCTCTTTTTTTTCCGCCACGCGCTAAAAGAAGCGGACGCAGGCTCATCCCACCGGGGACTGCCCTGCGTCCAAAATATGTGTCACGTTTTCACCTTGCCATAGACGACTCAGCGCGTTAGGCGGTTACAAAAGCCCTTTACGTCTCAACGCATTTCTCCCTGCCAGTAAGTGTACCGCTTCTTCCCCTTGGTGAAGCGGCCGAATTCTATAGCTGCCTCAGGGCAGAAATTGACACAGCGCATGCAGTGCTCGCACCCTACCTTCCAGAGGGGGCGAGCTTCATTGTTAAGCGCGATACTTTGCGTGGGGCACATGGCCACACAGGCGCAGCAGCCCGTACACTTGGTATTCACCCGATAGAAGCGGTGCATGTAGTTTAACCCGAGCAAAAACATGCGATGGGCGAGTGCTATAGGGCTGTACGGATTAAAGCTAGGCCGTGATTTTGGCGTAGTATCCATAGCACTAAGTAGCGAGATCACCCTGCCTATGCCAGGACCGATGATTTTGCTTGCTTCCTCGTGCGCAATTGCTTCTCGGCCGACAATGTAGTTGCTAGGCATATTCACCCATTCAGCTAATTTAACATGGTACCCCTTAAGAATTAGCGTTCTGGCGATCGCCGCATGCGCCGTGCCCGCCATGCCTGCGGCGTTAGCAATAACAAAGGCCGCCCTGCCCTCCCCTGGTGGCAGTGCTTGCACGAAATTGATGACGATGCGGGGCGCGCCAAGGGAATAAACGGGCAAGAAAATACCTATGAGATCAACTGGGCTGAATCCGTTACCAACGGCTATGTCGCTCAGTACAACCTTTGAACCCGACTGTGTCATAAACAGAGCCGCGGCTTCAGCTAAGGCCTTGGTGTTGCCAGTGCCCGAAAAATAGTACAGCTGAACATCTTTGTACATGACGACTTCCCCCTTAAATCTATCGATTTACGCAATCACCATGGGTCAATGATGGTGCCCGGTCGCCTCGCACCACTTCGCTATTTCCGCTATCAATGTCAACGGCAAAGCCTTGCTATATGGGAACTGCACAGCACCTTTACTGGTCTTGTAACCTGCGAGCTGCTCCGCAAAATGCACTATGGCCTCCGACCCTGGATACAACCCAATATGCTTACTAAAGGCCGCAAAATGAATGATGTTTTTGCCTTTATAGAAGGTTGGCATTCGCCAAGAGATACGCTCCTTGGCCTGCGGCAAGGCGCTTCGCAGCACAGCGCGCACAGCGATTAAGTAGGGCCGCACCTCTTCCGGTTTTGTCGCGATATAGGCATCAATTGTCTCCGGCGCAGCACCGCAGTAGTGCGCCTGTTGCACTTTGGCAAATTCTCTTTGGCATTCTGGACATCGCCACATAACTTCTCCACCTCCAGGCCTTGCTATAAACGAAGCGAAACCGCTCGTTACTAGCGCTAGCGTACACTTTCGACGCCTATACCAGTTCACCTGCCGGGCCCTGAAGAACCACGGACTTGCGTACAAGGCGGCCAACAATACCACTCGGTCCTGTAGGCAAACCTACCGAATCATCGGCGCAAAACTACTAAGAGACGAGCCCCCTTTTAAAACTTAAAGAGCTTCTTTAAGATATCCCAAACGCTGACGGTGGTGCGATTGTATACCCGGTTGTATAGGGCTTTCTTAGGATTAGTTAGCCAGCCTAGTCCGCGCGGCGCTTTGAGGCCAAGATTGTGCCTCACCATGCGCTTAAGGCTAGTCCTTGCCCTCAGGCTCTTTTTGATGCTTGGCGTTCTAAACCCAAACTTCATGTTATCCCTCCATCGGATGTGATTTACTTGTTACCAGAAGAATGCGAGGCACCTTTCTCCCTACAATCAGTTGACTTCGCTAACTAAAGCCAATCTCCTGCGGGGATTAAGTAGAATTGTCAACATTCACCTTTTGCGGCCTGCCAATCAAGTCACTTCCCTGCTATTCCATACTTATAGCTGGCGCGCCATGGTGTCGCACTTTTTTCTCTAAAATAGACCGCCGACCACAGTGTAGTAATCGGCCGCCAGGCACCACCACCTATCGCCAGCGGTGGTGCATCTGACCGCTCTGCTAAAGATTATTGGAAATTTACCTTAACACTTGCTATTTCTCGACCAAGGTCGCCCAAAATGTGGGCACGCCGTGTTCATGGAGCAGGCCGCTGCCAGAGGCTAGCCCCAGCACCTGCTTGCCTACAAGGCTTGGAAACCACCCTGTGGGCACCGGCTTGGTCGGCGTCAACAACATTGACCACTGACCTGCCTTTGCCAGAGCAAACTGGGCTTCTGAGATTGGCACCCCCCATTCCCAGCCCTCCTCCACCCACTTGTCGATAGTCTGGGAGTTAATCTCCGTGTATTTCAAGCCAAGCACCCCTTCACAAATTGAAATTTCTCTCCTAGCCCAACGCTTCACTTTGCTGCGCACCCAAGCGTCCCCTGAGGTTCTCGACAGCCTCACTAGCATCAGTCACTCTGACTTTCTGGGCAAGCTGCATGACACTGCAGTCTCTTACTTACTCCCGCCAGACCAGAAATCCTGCTAGCCCTACAAGCTGTTGTCAATATTCGTAAGCGTCAAAGAGCCCTCACCTTGCCACAGGGCAAGATGAGGGCTTGCGGTTAATGCTAGGCGGTTACGAAAATCTGACAGCATTGGGGGCAGATGTGTGGCTGATGAGCGAAACCATTTTGGCGGTGGTGCGTATGTACTATTGGCACTTTGTTAGCGGAGAGACTTGGAGTTGGGTTGCGTTTTTGCAAATATCAAGGGGCCTCTGGCTACGTCCCGCCGGCGATGCAGTCTATGTGCTAATCAACGACGGCGCTTCCGTTAGCCAGACTGGTAGTACGTGGACGGGCAACAAGATTGACCTTGCTCGCATTGAGTATCGCGATGACCGCACAACCATACATATCGTCGAGGGCAATCGCCCCTTCTTAGTCCTGCACTTGCCTTTGGACCAACACGCCAAACCCATAGATTAGTGCGCGGGGCAAAGCGCTAGGGACGCAATGCCTAATGATTCGGACTTAAGATAGATTATAGATAGATGAGTGATTGAGGGTACATGGCAAGGCATCGAAGACTATGGTACAATAACCACATAGAATACTCCGTCTAGGAGGGCACGATAATGAGACTCGCTGGCAAATTCATTGATGTCCGCGACTGGGCACTGCTTGACCTGCCCCTGTTTAGGCATTGGTCACAACCTGAGCACGAGTGGCAAAAATTCGATGGCCCATACTACCCTGACTCAACTCCTGCTGAAATAGAGGAAATGATTGCGCGCCGCGAAGCGAATATCAGGGACAATTCCTTCCCCACCCCGCGGAACAACATGGCCATCACCTGTAAAGAAACGGACAAAATCATCGGCCAGGTGTCATGGTATTGGCAGGGGGAGGAAACTAACTGGCTATGTGTTGGCGTCAGCATTTTCGATTCATCCTACTGGGGCAGCGGCCTAGGGTATGAGGCCCTTGGGCTTTGGACTGACTACATATTGCAGGCAAATCCTGCGCTCGTTCGCATCGGGCTAGCCACTTGGTCAGGCAACACCCGCATGATGCGCCTTGCGGAGAAGCTAGGCTTTAAGCAAGAGGCTTGCTTCCGTAAGGCCCGCATAGTAAATGGTCTTTACTACGACAGCGTGGCCTACGGTGCGCTACGTGAGGAGTGGGAATTGCTCTACCCGCAAGGTTTTGCGGCCCACCTCCAGGCTTCGCTATAGAGAAAGGCCCAAGCTACCCAATTATTGGTGACACTGCCCTTACTACACTCCTACTGCACTAACTCTCGCCCTCTGCACTAAGCGGGCTCACGACTTTATGCAATTTTCGCAGGGCCCATCACGATTAAGGAGATCAAAACAATGTCCATCTATCTTTCCTATGGATGGGCTTCCGTGCACACTCACTTTCTTCATCACAGGATCGACACATCTAAGTTGATCGAACAAGGCTTCACAACCAGCAAATTTCTCCGGTATCGACTTCATCTCAACTTGCAAATGCGATCCCCCCCCTTAGTCCCTAGGGGTTCTAATTTTTTGCGCCCCCAAGAATACCCTAACCATATCGTATAGGCATGCTAAAGCACACGCCCAGCGCAATATCATGGTCTCTGTTTACTTGTGTAACTCGTCTTTGCAAGATAAATCTCCGGCAGCACAATCTTTACTTCTTCGCCAGACTCCTTGTCTCGTTGCCACCAGACGACGAAGCTAACCGTCGCCCCCTGAGGAACATACCCCTTCTGCTTGAGGGCGCAAGGTTGTCGCACTGGTCTTGTACTCTATGCCCTCCTAATCCGACAAAACGTTGTCAATATTCGCCTGTTTCCATTTTGGAGGCAGGTTTTCTTAATCTTGATGGCGAAACGAGATTATTCATTATTTACGCCAGCGCAAACGTCATTGTATAAGGGCATGAGTGCGATTACCAAACACGCTAAATCCAAACAACGAGTTGTAGACCAAGGCCCCGAGGTCTTTACTGCAGAGCGCGAAACCACCGCTATGCTAGGCCCCGTAAAATAAGAAACGGAACTCATAGAAAGCCGCTTTCTAGAGTCCGCATGTGGCAATGGCCACTCTCCCTCGCTGAAATATTGCGTCGATGTCTACAGCCGTTTAGGACTAGGGCCCCGGCGCTTCCCCGCAATTCGCAAGCGATCTCAGCAGAGGCACAGATCATGCTAGACCTGAGGTGCATGATTCATGCGGACTAGACGACGCACACTATTCAGATTCAGAATTCCGACAAAGAAACTGCAACGCCAGTTGGGGCATGCCGCCACATGGTGCGCCGTGCTCTACGTCATTGTAGCCGTCATAGCGCTACACCCTTTGTTTGCCCTAACAATTACCGCACTGTGCGCCACGGTGTCGGGGCTGAAACTCTTTCTCGGCAAACCCTGCCTCCCTGTACCCACGCAGAATGCGTGGCACATATCCGTCGCTCGGGATCTTATCGCGCGTCTTGCCATAATCAGTCATCACATAGGCCATAACAGAAACTGCTC
This sequence is a window from Bacillota bacterium. Protein-coding genes within it:
- a CDS encoding ABC transporter ATP-binding protein, with translation MLKILKYLSNKEWGLVITSLVLIILQVWLDLSLPERMGQITRLVQTPGTAMSEIISAGRAMLLITLGSVVMAVVVAGLAARISSSLAARLRANIYNRVQSFSTKEVNDFTVSSLITRSTNDVAQVQGLMMVGLQILARSPILAVWATIKIMDMSWQWSAATGLAVAALVIISTLFIGLAIPKFRLLQEQTDDLNRVSREQLTGIRVVRAYNAEAFQEAKFARSNRALARTNLHTNRLMAYLWPCIELLMNGLTLSAFWIGAVLIAATVGAQRLALFSDMMAFSFYSIQLLVAFMLLVMIFMMLPRASVAAKRINEVLETEPTILDGKLIGAHGAKIGEVEFRDVSFKYPDAEDYVLKDISFKAHKGETVAFIGATGCGKSTIVNLIPRFFDVTAGAILVADVNVKDYMQASLRDKIGYVGQKAILLSGTISSNVAFGANGNGEIKREDIVSAVAAAQATEFVESMASGYDSDVAPGGSTFSGGQKQRISIARAIAKKPEILIFDDSFSALDYKTDRMLRSELKKAAVGTTIFIVGQRIGTVKEADKIIVLEEGRIAGIGTHHELLQNCPVYQEIAYSQLSREELAGD
- a CDS encoding TetR/AcrR family transcriptional regulator, with the protein product MDETRNRILRAALGLFSSQGYAAATTRQIAGLAQVTEVTLFRHFPTKEKLFEEVVCKSLPGPRFAEFVAQAKELEYEQALLAIAEFFVAGLRENEALIKILHMEHQRHSELMERIYIALVDNSSALLASYLAELQEKNIVRKFDARVAAKMFLGIWVGLYEEEHLFSVDSTRESSKEAWHDCLEIFVRGTRA
- a CDS encoding EFR1 family ferrodoxin (N-terminal region resembles flavodoxins. C-terminal ferrodoxin region binds two 4Fe-4S clusters.) — its product is MYKDVQLYYFSGTGNTKALAEAAALFMTQSGSKVVLSDIAVGNGFSPVDLIGIFLPVYSLGAPRIVINFVQALPPGEGRAAFVIANAAGMAGTAHAAIARTLILKGYHVKLAEWVNMPSNYIVGREAIAHEEASKIIGPGIGRVISLLSAMDTTPKSRPSFNPYSPIALAHRMFLLGLNYMHRFYRVNTKCTGCCACVAMCPTQSIALNNEARPLWKVGCEHCMRCVNFCPEAAIEFGRFTKGKKRYTYWQGEMR
- a CDS encoding DUF1801 domain-containing protein, which encodes MWRCPECQREFAKVQQAHYCGAAPETIDAYIATKPEEVRPYLIAVRAVLRSALPQAKERISWRMPTFYKGKNIIHFAAFSKHIGLYPGSEAIVHFAEQLAGYKTSKGAVQFPYSKALPLTLIAEIAKWCEATGHHH
- a CDS encoding GNAT family N-acetyltransferase, with product MRLAGKFIDVRDWALLDLPLFRHWSQPEHEWQKFDGPYYPDSTPAEIEEMIARREANIRDNSFPTPRNNMAITCKETDKIIGQVSWYWQGEETNWLCVGVSIFDSSYWGSGLGYEALGLWTDYILQANPALVRIGLATWSGNTRMMRLAEKLGFKQEACFRKARIVNGLYYDSVAYGALREEWELLYPQGFAAHLQASL